The genomic window CGAACGACCCGCTGTACCCGGACCAGTGGCACTACCCCGCCCTCGATCTGCCCGGCGCGTGGGACGTCACGACCGGCGACGCGGACACCGTCGTCGCGGTCGTCGACAGCGGCATGGCGGTCCGGATCGGGGATCCGGGGGCGTCGCACGCCGACCTGTACGACCGGGTGATCGGCGGGTACGACTTCGTGAGCGACGCCGCCACCGCCGGCGACGGCGACGGGCGCGACGCCGACCCGTACGACCCGAGCGCGTTCAGTCACGGCACGCACGTCGCCGGGACGATCGGCGCGTCGACGAACAACGCCATGGGCGTCGCCGGCGTCGATTGGCGCGCGGGGCTGCTCAACGCCCGCGCCCTGAACGGCGACGGTCTCGGCACCGTCTTCGACGTCGCCGACGCGCTGACGTGGTCGGCGGGGCTGGCGACCGACGACGCCCCGACGAACCCGGATCCGGCGCACGTGATCAACCTCAGCCTCGGCGGGGAGGGCAGCTGCTACCCGGTGTTCCAGGACGCCCTCGACCGGATCGAGGCGTCCGCGCCGCAGAGCGCGATCGTGGTGGTGGCCGCCGGCAACGAGGCGGTCGACGCCGGGACCACCAGCCCCGCCAGCTGCCGCGGCGTGATCGCGGTCGGGGCGACGACGCGCGACGGCGACCGCGCCTGGTACTCGAACCACGGCGCATCGATCGACGTCATGGCGCCGGGCGGCGACGGGACGGACCCCATCTACAGCACCAGCCCCTACGGCGGGGACCGAAACGCGTACGTCGGTACGACGGGCACCTCGATGGCCGCCCCGCACGTCGCCGGCGTCGTCGCCCTGATGAAGGCGCTGGACCCCCGCCTCGACCGCGCCGCCGCGGAGCGGGCCCTCACCGCGACCGCCACGCCGCTCTCCGACGCCGCCTGCGGGTTCGCGGTCGGCGGGAGCGAAGCGTGCGGCGCCGGCCTCGTCGACGCCCGCGCGGCGCTGCTCGCGATTCGCGACGGCGGGCTCCCGACGCGGCCCGGGGCGCTGGCGTTCGATCCCCTCCGCCTGGACTTCGGGACGGACCTGGACGCGGCCACCCTGACGTTGACGAACGACGGGGACGAACCCCTCGACTGGCGCCTGGACGGCGTCGCGGGCGCCGACGCGAACCCCGCCCCGCTGCCGGACGACCTCCTGACGTTCGCCCCCCGCGAGGGCGCGCTGGCGCCCGGCGCGCAGGCGACGCTCGACGTGGCGCTGCGGCGCAGCGCCCTGGACGAGGCCGGCACCTACGCCTTCGACGCGACCTTCGAGGTGGACGGGGGGCGCGACGCCGCGACGTGGTCCGGCGCGCTCATCGCGGAGTCCGAGCGCCCGCCGCTGTCCGGCCCCATGCGCCTCGAGGCGCGCCGGCGCACCGACGGCGGGACCTTCGAGGCCACCAGGACGCGCGAAACGCCAGGGGTGCTGGGCGACTACGCCCTCGACGTGCCACCCGGCGTCTACGTCGTGCACGTCTGGAGCGACGAGAACGGCGACGGCGTCCGCAACGCCGGCGACTTCGAGGGCCGCAGCGCCGGCGAGGTGACGGTCCGCTCCGGCGTCACGCGCCGCGGCGTCGACGTGACCCTCGAGGAGATCGTCGGGCGCGACCCCGTCGGCGGGGCCCGCCCGCCGGGCGGGCCCCCCGCCCCGCTCTCCCGCCCGGCTTACGGTTCGCCCGGGCCGCTCTGGTAGACTGCTCCGCTTACGCGGTGGGCCGGCGCTCCGGCGCGCAGCCCCGACGCGCGAGGCGGACGGTGATCGCGCGCCTCGATTCCGCCCCCAGGGAGGCCATCCGTTGCAGGACCTCACGATCCGCGGTGCCCGCGAGCACAACCTGAAGGACGTCGACCTCACGCTGCCGCGCAACGCGTTCATCGTGTTCACCGGCGTGTCGGGGTCCGGCAAATCCACCCTCGCCTTCGACACCATCTACGCCGAAGGCCAACGTAGGTACGTCGAGAGCCTGTCGGCGTACGCCCGGCAGTTCCTCGGCGTGATGGACAAGCCCGACGTCGACGCCATCCTGGGGCTCAGTCCGGCGATCAGCATCGACCAGAAGACGACCAGCCACAACCCGCGCTCCACGGTCGGCACCGTCACCGAGATCCACGACTACCTGCGGTTGTTGTTCGCGCGGGCCGGCACGCCGCACTGCCCCGAATGCGGGCGCGAGATCGCGCGGCAGTCCCCCACCGAGATCGTCGACCGGATGCTGGAGCGCTACGCGGACCAGCGCGCCATGCTGCTCGCGCCGGTGGTCCGCAGCCGCAAGGGGGAGTACAAGAAGCTGTTCGAGGACCTCAAGAAGGAGGGGTACGCCCGCGTGCGGGTCGACGGGACCGTCCTCACGGTCGACGAAGCGATCAAGGCCGACCTGGAGCGCTACGAGAACCACGACATCGACGTCGTCGTCGACCGCGTGAAGCTGACGCAGGACGACCGCGCCCGCCTCGCGGAATCCACGGAGTTGGCGCTCGCGCGCGGCGACGGCCTCATGCGGGTGTTCCTGCCCGACGACGGCCACGACGAACTGTTCAGCGAACGCTTCGCCTGCCCCGAGCACGGCACCTTCCTCGAGGAGCTCGAGCCGCGCGTCTTCAGCTTCAACAGCCCCTACGGCGCCTGCCCGCACTGCAGCGGGCTGGGGTTCCTGCAGCAGTTCGACCCCGAACGCATCGTGCCCGACGAATCGAAGTCGTTGGCGCGCGGCGCGATCCAACCGTGGACCGGCGCCAACGACGGCGGCGGGAAGGTCTTCTACTGGGACCGCCTGAAGGCGCTCGCCGACCACATGGGCTTCGACGTCGACGTGCCCTGGCGCGACCTCCCGGACGACGCGAAACACGTCATCCTGCACGGCTCGACGGAGCCGATCGAGGTCGTCTACCGGCGCGGGGGGCGCGAAACGATGCGCTTCGAAGCGGAGTTCGAGGGGGTCGTCGCGAACCTCCAGCGGCGCCTGAAGGAGGCGGGCAGCGAAGCGGCCCGCGAACGCCTCGAGGCGTACATGAGCCTGGTGCAGTGCAGCCACTGTCACGGCACCCGCTACAAGCCGGAGGTCCTCGCCGTCACGGTGGCGGAGCGCAGCATCGCCGACGTCTCCAACATGACCGTCCTCGAGGCGGGGGCGTTCTTCGGCGGGCTGGACCTGCCCGGCGCGGGGGGCGAGATCGCCCGGCCGATCGTCCGCGAGGTCGGCAACCGCCTCGGGTTCCTCGAGGACGTCGGGCTGGACTACCTCAGCCTCGACCGGACGGCGAACACCCTGTCGGGCGGCGAAGCGCAACGCATCCGCCTCGCGACGCAGGTCGGCAGCGGCCTCACCGGCGTGCTGTACGTCCTCGACGAACCCTCGATCGGGCTGCACCCGCGCGACAACGAACGGCTCCTGACCACCCTCACTCGGCTGCGCGACCTGGGCAACACGTTGATCGTCGTCGAGCACGACGAGGACACGATGCGCGCCGCCGACTGGATCGTCGACCTCGGGCCGGGCGCGGGCGTGCACGGCGGCGAGGTCGTCGCCAGCGCCGCCCCCAAGGACCTCGAGAAGGACGCCGGCAGCCTCACCGCCGCCTACCTGCGCGGCGACAAGGCGATCGCCCTGCCGGAGTCCCGGCGGCCGGGCAACGGCAAGAAACTGGTGATCAAGAAGGCGCGCGAGCACAACCTCAAGGACGTCGACGTCGAGATCCCTCTCGCCACCATGACGTGCGTGACGGGTGCGTCGGGCTCCGGCAAGTCGACGCTGGTGCACGACATCCTGCACCGCGCCCTGGCGCGCGACCTGTACCGCGCGAAGGCGACGCCCGGCGCGCACGACAAGATCCTCGGCACCGAACACGTCGACAAGGTCATCGAGATCGAC from Trueperaceae bacterium includes these protein-coding regions:
- a CDS encoding S8 family serine peptidase, with the translated sequence MFGPSPAPPSASPLRSPHGIRVAVPLLALAFALAACEIGAPAPDPGRLEGSVRSARVIADDAPPFRAGEIVVGFAGGPRLRPAGTLRVQGTPLRRTGRIGALDVARYDAPGADEEATLRLAAALAERPDVRYAHPNYLVRTLRTPNDPLYPDQWHYPALDLPGAWDVTTGDADTVVAVVDSGMAVRIGDPGASHADLYDRVIGGYDFVSDAATAGDGDGRDADPYDPSAFSHGTHVAGTIGASTNNAMGVAGVDWRAGLLNARALNGDGLGTVFDVADALTWSAGLATDDAPTNPDPAHVINLSLGGEGSCYPVFQDALDRIEASAPQSAIVVVAAGNEAVDAGTTSPASCRGVIAVGATTRDGDRAWYSNHGASIDVMAPGGDGTDPIYSTSPYGGDRNAYVGTTGTSMAAPHVAGVVALMKALDPRLDRAAAERALTATATPLSDAACGFAVGGSEACGAGLVDARAALLAIRDGGLPTRPGALAFDPLRLDFGTDLDAATLTLTNDGDEPLDWRLDGVAGADANPAPLPDDLLTFAPREGALAPGAQATLDVALRRSALDEAGTYAFDATFEVDGGRDAATWSGALIAESERPPLSGPMRLEARRRTDGGTFEATRTRETPGVLGDYALDVPPGVYVVHVWSDENGDGVRNAGDFEGRSAGEVTVRSGVTRRGVDVTLEEIVGRDPVGGARPPGGPPAPLSRPAYGSPGPLW
- the uvrA gene encoding excinuclease ABC subunit UvrA; this translates as MQDLTIRGAREHNLKDVDLTLPRNAFIVFTGVSGSGKSTLAFDTIYAEGQRRYVESLSAYARQFLGVMDKPDVDAILGLSPAISIDQKTTSHNPRSTVGTVTEIHDYLRLLFARAGTPHCPECGREIARQSPTEIVDRMLERYADQRAMLLAPVVRSRKGEYKKLFEDLKKEGYARVRVDGTVLTVDEAIKADLERYENHDIDVVVDRVKLTQDDRARLAESTELALARGDGLMRVFLPDDGHDELFSERFACPEHGTFLEELEPRVFSFNSPYGACPHCSGLGFLQQFDPERIVPDESKSLARGAIQPWTGANDGGGKVFYWDRLKALADHMGFDVDVPWRDLPDDAKHVILHGSTEPIEVVYRRGGRETMRFEAEFEGVVANLQRRLKEAGSEAARERLEAYMSLVQCSHCHGTRYKPEVLAVTVAERSIADVSNMTVLEAGAFFGGLDLPGAGGEIARPIVREVGNRLGFLEDVGLDYLSLDRTANTLSGGEAQRIRLATQVGSGLTGVLYVLDEPSIGLHPRDNERLLTTLTRLRDLGNTLIVVEHDEDTMRAADWIVDLGPGAGVHGGEVVASAAPKDLEKDAGSLTAAYLRGDKAIALPESRRPGNGKKLVIKKAREHNLKDVDVEIPLATMTCVTGASGSGKSTLVHDILHRALARDLYRAKATPGAHDKILGTEHVDKVIEIDQSPIGRTPRSNPATYTGIFTEIRDLFTRAPESRKRGYKPGRFSFNVKGGRCEACKGDGTVKVEMYFLPDVYVPCEVCKGARYNRETLEVKIRGKSIADVLAMTVEEGLAFFENIPGIARKLQLMKDVGLDYVKIGQPSPTLSGGEAQRVKLASELGKRGTGKTLYILDEPTTGLHFEDVDKLLGVLHRLAEGGNTLLVIEHNLDVVKTADWIVDLGPHGGAHGGEVVAAGTPEQVADTEGSATGAFLRRLPEIEARLKREGAA